From a region of the Methanolinea sp. genome:
- a CDS encoding DUF1848 domain-containing protein, with the protein MARWKGWEKVRIRRENGAVLAPGDPGYPAGLEAIAPIIISASRSTDIPAFYGDWFMDRLRNGYAAWINPFSGKIQYVSFSRARVFVFWSKNPRPFLPALEDLEAGTGHTLVLYTLNDYEDEGLEPGVPPLDERIRTFAELSSRIGTGRLTWRFDPILLSDTLTASRLLEKIQGVGDRVSRLTRQMVISFIDIGRYPRVRRNLAAAGYPGVREPTAGEIQAISRGIAELNEDWGLAIHACGEDTDLSASGIGQGACISYETLVREFSGDRPLMGFLRPEEDHRVRERELKDRGQRRWCNCVASKDIGHYSTCMHGCRYCYANATPALVKRNYRQYCLNRDRGLFLPALVE; encoded by the coding sequence ATGGCCAGGTGGAAAGGGTGGGAAAAGGTCCGGATCAGGCGGGAAAACGGGGCTGTCCTGGCCCCGGGTGACCCCGGGTACCCTGCCGGCCTTGAGGCGATCGCCCCCATCATCATCTCGGCCAGTCGTTCGACCGACATTCCCGCCTTCTACGGGGACTGGTTCATGGACCGGCTCCGGAACGGGTATGCGGCATGGATAAACCCCTTCTCCGGGAAGATCCAGTACGTCTCCTTTTCCAGGGCCCGGGTGTTCGTCTTCTGGTCAAAGAATCCCCGGCCGTTCCTCCCGGCACTGGAAGATCTCGAAGCAGGTACAGGCCATACCCTGGTCCTGTATACCCTGAACGATTACGAGGATGAAGGTCTCGAACCCGGAGTGCCGCCGCTGGATGAGCGTATCCGGACCTTTGCCGAACTCTCCTCCCGGATCGGGACCGGGCGGCTGACCTGGCGGTTTGACCCGATCCTCCTCTCGGATACCCTCACGGCCAGCAGGCTTCTTGAGAAGATCCAGGGGGTCGGAGACCGGGTGTCCCGGTTGACCCGGCAGATGGTGATCTCCTTCATCGATATCGGACGCTACCCGCGGGTGCGCCGGAACCTTGCCGCTGCGGGGTATCCCGGCGTCCGGGAACCGACCGCCGGGGAGATCCAGGCCATCTCCCGGGGTATTGCAGAACTGAACGAAGACTGGGGCCTTGCCATCCATGCCTGCGGTGAGGACACTGACCTGTCGGCATCGGGGATTGGGCAGGGGGCCTGCATCTCCTATGAAACCCTGGTCCGCGAATTCTCAGGTGACAGGCCGTTGATGGGGTTTCTCAGGCCGGAAGAGGACCACCGGGTGCGGGAGCGGGAACTGAAGGACCGGGGCCAGCGGCGGTGGTGCAACTGCGTGGCGAGCAAGGACATCGGTCACTACAGCACCTGCATGCACGGGTGCCGGTACTGCTATGCAAACGCAACGCCAGCGCTGGTTAAACGGAACTACAGGCAGTACTGCCTGAACCGCGACAGGGGGTTGTTCCTGCCGGCGCTCGTAGAGTGA